Proteins from one Penaeus monodon isolate SGIC_2016 chromosome 39, NSTDA_Pmon_1, whole genome shotgun sequence genomic window:
- the LOC119597487 gene encoding uncharacterized protein LOC119597487 — protein MSRLPQNGAEETPPQERQKRRLPRTGRKRACPGRGGKRRPAQDAPDGRLLKTPPGEAPPGRPEETPCSRRPGERLLRMRRDESRPGAPVSRLLKSTESRLLRTRGKRRLLRTGAEKRAARTRGKRPPPGPAEERLPRTRRKDFPPRRGEGACPGRGGRDACSRRAG, from the coding sequence ATGAGTCGCCTCCCCCAGAACGGGGCGGAAGAGACGCCTCCCCAGGAGCGGCAGAAgagacgcctgcccaggacgGGGCGGAAGAgagcctgcccaggacgcggggGAAAGAGAcgccctgcccaggacgcgccggatggcCGCCTGCTCAAGACGCCCCCGGGTGAAGCCCCGCCAGGACGCCCGGAAGAGACCCCCTGCTCAAGACGCCCCGGAGAACGCTTGCTCAGGATGCGCCGGGATGAGTCCCGTCCAGGAGCCCCGGTGAGCCGCCTGCTAAAGAGCACGGAGAGTCGCCTGCTCAGGACGCGGGGGAAGAGACGCCTGCTCAGGACGGGGGCGGAAAAGAGAGCCGCCCGGACGCGGGGAAAGAGACCCCCACCAGGACCGGCGGAAGagcgcctgcccaggacgcggcggAAGGACTTTCCCCCCAGGCGCGGGGAAGGAGCCTGCCCGggacgcggcggaagagacgcctgcTCAAGACGCGCCGGATGA